Within the Maribacter sp. BPC-D8 genome, the region TTACCTTTTTGTTCGCCATTAACGTATTTGATGTTTACGAACGGACTAGCTGATTCTGCATCACCTTCTGGATGAAAAGTAGTGACTAGAGCCTGCTTATAACCTATATTTTTTTTCTTGTATAATGGAGGTAATGGAAATAGAATTTCTTCAGACTTCATACGACCTATACCTACCCATATATTAGATGGTATCCATTGGTAATTGCTATTTGGTGAAACAACCAGAACTTCATGTTCTTTCGATAGTTTTCTTCGAAGGTGCGCAGCAGCAACATGCCCTGAAATTCCTGCACCTAGTATGACTATTTTTGACATTATGACAAGGTTTAAAGTTTACACGAAGTTCAAGTTAAACATAGCGTTGCACAGCAACATTTGTTACATATAGCTCTTTATTTTACTGGGAGATTTTGAGTAAAATAATGATAATCAATTTATAGTCTAAAATTGATTAATATCATAGTTGCATTTCTATATGATGATTAATTTTGAACGTATTTTCTAAGATAGATTACAAATGAGAGGTAGTTCGAATACACTGATTTATATTATTGCAGGTATCATCTTGCTTCATTTTGTTGTAGGTTTTATTTGGCTTATTTATAAGCTCAACAAGAAAAAAGAAGAGAAAGAGTAGATCTTACGATACTTAAAATCACATTAGCTATGGTTCTTGAATACGTAGGTATTATGGATTATGATTTATTGAATTTCTGATAGACCTTTTTTGCAATTATAAGACCTAAAACACCGCCAATAGCAGATACTACTAGATTTATGGCTAGGCGAAAACCATCAAAATCACCATTGTTCATTATTGACCATGGGTTAAAGCCCAAGCGACCAAAGGTTTTTATGAATAAAATACTTCCAAAAACACCAATTATGGTATTGCCGGTAAAGCCAAAAGAATACTTCTTTTTAAAATTACCAAAAACGTTAGCGGCAATAATACCCATAAGAATGCTGATCAATGATATTAAGGTGCCTGTCATGATAGTCTCTTTATTCTAATGCCCATAATCCATATTGTCGACTTTACCTTTCATCAATCTTTTTTGAATGATCATGTATACAAACAGAAGTATAAAACCTAAAATTCCCCAATAAATGGCCACAGACAACCCGTATTCTGATGCCGCAGTATTATAAATAGTTAACGGTTCATGAGTATCATTCACTGAAGGTAATATTACAGGGAATAAAGAAGCCAACGACGATGTAATACCACCAACGATCAGTAAAGACGATAGTATAAAAGCGTGACTGTCTTTTTTTATTTTTTTGATAAAAAACAATCCTACCAATCCACTTAAATAAATTAATGGAAATATGATTAAATATGGTTTGTCACCAAAGTTATCTAATGAATTCGGATTCACTATTTGCCATACAACTAATGAAAAAACGGTAAGTATCGCTAAAGCAATATTTAACTTGAAAATGACCCCTTTCAATTTCGTGTTTATAGAGGAATTGGTTTTTAAGATAATCCAGTTTGCACCATGTATAGCTAAGGTTACCACAGCTATTAATCCTATAATAATTGTAAACCAATCTATAACACCAGGGTGCTCGGTTAATGGACTAAAGCTACCATCCCACAATGGTAAAAAGAAATAATGTCCTTCGTGAATAGATATGCCATTATCGACACCACCTAGGTTAACGCCTCTTACAATGTTACCTAAGGCAATACCAAAGAATAGGGCTAATAGTAAACTAGAAACTCCGAAAGATTTATCCCAGATATCTTTCCACATTTGAAATTTAAATTGCCCCCTTAATTCGAGTCCGATAGCTCTAAAGATTATGAGCCATAAAACGAGTATTAGCGGCAAATAGAATCCGCTAAAAACAGAAGCGTAGAAGGTAGGGAAAGCCATAAAAAGCATTCCACCGGCAACGACTAACCAAACCTCATTAGAATCCCAAAACAAGCCAGCAGATTTTGCAATTACCTCTTTGTCTTTTTCAGTTTTCGCGAAGAACAAATGAATAATTCCCGTTCCGAAATCATAACCATCTAAAATAAAAAATACAGCTAAAACAGTGGCGATTAAAATGTACCAGAATATTTCCATAATTAATGTAATTTAGGTTTTGGACCTTCGTTAATAGTTTTACCGACTAAGACTAAAAAAAGTAGCCCTAGTAGCATATATAAAGCAACAAAACCTAGTAAAGTAAACAAGGTGTTACCAGATGAAACGGTTGGTGAAATACCATCGCTAGTTCTTAATAAGCCATAAACCAAATACGGTTGTCTACCTAATTCAGCGGTATACCAACCTGTTAGGTTTGCTATATAAGGGAATGGAACTAGAAACATAATTGTCCATAGTAGCGGTTTGATATTATATAATTTTTTACGCCATAATAGAAAGGATGCCAATGCCATAACAGCCATAAATACGGTGCCCAAACCAACCATAATATGATACGAATAATATAGTGCAGGCACGTTGTCTGGTAATTCTTCTTTTTCAAATTTATCCATACCGACAATCTGTTTATCCCATTCTTGATAGGTTAAAAAGCTTAATATGTTTGGTACGGCAATTTTGTTATCCAGCTTTTTCTCTACCATATTCGGTTGTCCAATAAGTACAATTTCAGCACCCGCATCTTCAGTTTCAAAAATACCCTCCATAGCAGCAAAAGCGGCTGGTTGGTATTTCGCAACGTTTTTCGCATTCCAATCTCCCGTAGGGAAAGCCACCAAAATACTAGAAACTAAACCAAAAATTACTCCAGTTTTTAAAAGTAGTTTACCATGTTCAACTTGCTTTTCTCTCAAAATATAAAAGGCACCTATACTTGCTACTACAAAGGAAGAAGTAACAACAGAAGCGAGTTGATTATGTAAGAACGCAGGTAAGAGCCATGGGTTGCTGAATAGGGCAGAGAAGTTTTCTAAAACGAATTTGCCGTTTTCTAATATTTCATAGCCAACGGGGTGTTGCATCCAAGCATTGGTCGCTAAAATGAACCAACCACTTGCCCAAGACCCTAAGAATACTAGAAAGCCAGTTAAGAGGTGTAATTTTTGCCCCATTAACTTTTCACCAAAAATAAAGAGTGCTAAAAAGGAAGATTCTAAAAAGAAAGAAAACATACCTTCCATAGCCAAGGTCTGACCAATAATACCACCCGTAAGTTCAGAGAATTTTGCCCAGTTGGTACCAAATTGAAACTCCATTGGTATGCCCGTTACCACACCCATGGTAAAGTTGATGGCAAATATTTTCATTAAAAATTTAGCAGTATCATTATATTTTTCAATCTTATTTCTAAGGTATTTCCATTTAAAATAAACTATCAATAAAGATAGCCCCATTGTTAATTGAGGAAATATATAGTGGAATGTGATAGTAAATGCAAACTGCAATCTATCATAAAAAATCATGTCCTCCATAGTCTATTTACTTTACAATATTTTGAATGTTACAAAGGTAACCAACGTATGATTTTTAAAAGTATCCAATGTTACATATTTGAAGAAAATTCAAAATAAAAGAATAATAAAAACAAAATTAAAGAGCTTATAGAATTAATGTTTAAAAACTGGTTTTTAATATGTTATATGTTAAAGCTTAGTTAGTATCTTGAAATGGTAGCATAAAAAAATCCCTAGAAATTGTATGAACAAATTCTAGGGATTCAGAGATTTAAGTGTTTTAATTAATCTTTATATGCAGATAGCATCCAAACTAATTTTTCTTGCTGTGTAATATAATCGCTCATTAAAGAAACGGTACCTTCATCTTCTGCCTCAGCAGCAATTTTAAGGGTAGTTCTTTCCTTTTTCAATAAAATACTTAAGCTCTCTAAAATACTGTCTACGGCCTTATCGCCATCTACTACATTTTCGCTGGCTTTAATTTCAGAATTATCAATATACTTTGTGAACGTATGAATAGGAGTGTTGCTTAATGTTAGCACGCGCTCTGCGATTTCATCTACCTTGATTAAAGCATCATTATATAACTCTTCGAATTTAAGGTGAAGTTCAAAAAACTTCTTCCCTTTAATATTCCAATGAAAACCTCTTAGGTTCATATAGAACATTTGATAATTAGATAGTAAATCATTTAAATGATTTGCGATATCATTAGAGTCTTTTTTGTCTAGACCGATGTTTGATAAATTTGTATTTGCCATGACTTTTAATGTTTATTTAATAGATAAAATTTATTGTTATTTTAATGTTTGATAAAGATAATCTATATGTTAAAAATAGAGGGTAACATAGGTTACATAATTTATTTTTTAACCTTTTTTAACAAAAAGAAGGAAATATAGGAATAGGATAATTGCCAAATGTCTAATGCTAAAAATATATTTTATTAAAATCTAAGAATGTGACTAATGTCACATTCTTAATCAATATTGGCACTTAATTTTGCAGCATGAAGTTGTCAAGCTTTACGATATCGATACTGTTTACATTCATTTCTTTGGCAAGTAGTTTT harbors:
- the cydB gene encoding cytochrome d ubiquinol oxidase subunit II — its product is MEIFWYILIATVLAVFFILDGYDFGTGIIHLFFAKTEKDKEVIAKSAGLFWDSNEVWLVVAGGMLFMAFPTFYASVFSGFYLPLILVLWLIIFRAIGLELRGQFKFQMWKDIWDKSFGVSSLLLALFFGIALGNIVRGVNLGGVDNGISIHEGHYFFLPLWDGSFSPLTEHPGVIDWFTIIIGLIAVVTLAIHGANWIILKTNSSINTKLKGVIFKLNIALAILTVFSLVVWQIVNPNSLDNFGDKPYLIIFPLIYLSGLVGLFFIKKIKKDSHAFILSSLLIVGGITSSLASLFPVILPSVNDTHEPLTIYNTAASEYGLSVAIYWGILGFILLFVYMIIQKRLMKGKVDNMDYGH
- a CDS encoding cytochrome ubiquinol oxidase subunit I gives rise to the protein MEDMIFYDRLQFAFTITFHYIFPQLTMGLSLLIVYFKWKYLRNKIEKYNDTAKFLMKIFAINFTMGVVTGIPMEFQFGTNWAKFSELTGGIIGQTLAMEGMFSFFLESSFLALFIFGEKLMGQKLHLLTGFLVFLGSWASGWFILATNAWMQHPVGYEILENGKFVLENFSALFSNPWLLPAFLHNQLASVVTSSFVVASIGAFYILREKQVEHGKLLLKTGVIFGLVSSILVAFPTGDWNAKNVAKYQPAAFAAMEGIFETEDAGAEIVLIGQPNMVEKKLDNKIAVPNILSFLTYQEWDKQIVGMDKFEKEELPDNVPALYYSYHIMVGLGTVFMAVMALASFLLWRKKLYNIKPLLWTIMFLVPFPYIANLTGWYTAELGRQPYLVYGLLRTSDGISPTVSSGNTLFTLLGFVALYMLLGLLFLVLVGKTINEGPKPKLH
- a CDS encoding Dps family protein — translated: MANTNLSNIGLDKKDSNDIANHLNDLLSNYQMFYMNLRGFHWNIKGKKFFELHLKFEELYNDALIKVDEIAERVLTLSNTPIHTFTKYIDNSEIKASENVVDGDKAVDSILESLSILLKKERTTLKIAAEAEDEGTVSLMSDYITQQEKLVWMLSAYKD